A window of Salvelinus namaycush isolate Seneca unplaced genomic scaffold, SaNama_1.0 Scaffold1838, whole genome shotgun sequence genomic DNA:
CTCATTGCACGCGTTGATTATTATTagattccttttttttttttttgaccaaTGAGAAGAAACTGGGCGTGGTTTTGGCACTAGACAGGGTAGAGACAGCCACGGATTGGCTGAATTGTATCGCCATTATATCTTTGGAAAAGGATAAAGCTGCACGGGGAGAAATTGGAAGCTGCTGAAAGTTACAGAGTGCGCAGATGAAAGGTGGATCGTAGTTCTAGTGAAACAAGCTTCTTCCCGCATGGTGCTCGGAAGAAAAAGCTATGCAGAAAAAGAGTTACCTTACTTTAGAAACTTTGAACATTTTCAGTGTCAGTGCGCTCACACAGCCACTCAGTTTGCTTTCCGCTGCTTACACGGCACATGTTTAAGTCCTACACGACTGCTAGGGTTGATTAGCTTAGGCTACATAAAGCATTGTCGGAGGGAAGAGAGTGGAAAACGAGGGACACTTTTACACCGTTCGTTCTGTATCATATTACAGAGACTCGAAAAAGAACTTTTAACAAATCCAGCATTTTTAACGGCTATCAACGGATTCCTGTGGTTCCGGTTCGGCACATCTCAGGACTGACTTCTATTCACACAGCCAGCTAGAATTGTAAAAATTTTAAAAATacttttcttaaaaaaaaataaacctACTGTGTGGAACTGAACTGGAGAGCAAGCAGGCGCCCTCTCATTGACATTATAATCATGGTACAGAAGACAAGTAATGTGGAGAGCTCCGAGGCTGTGTTCGAGGGAGAGTCGTCCGATTCCGGAGCTATGGACCTGGACATGGCATCCTCCCCGAGCCCCGGCTCCACGGCTTCTTCCGCGGGGGACGGCAAACTGAACCCCGCCTGGTGCAAAACACCCACCGGTCACATCAAGAGGCCGATGAACGCTTTCATGGTGTGGTCACAGATTGAAAGGCGTAAAATTATGGAACAGTCGCCGGATATGCACAACGCGGAGATATCCAAGAGACTGGGCAAGCGCTGGAAGCTGCTGAAAGACTGCGACAAGATCCCCTTCATACGAGAGGCGGAGCGGCTCAGACTCAAGCACATGGCGGACTACCCAGACTACAAGTACCGGCCCAGGAAGAAGGTAAAGTCCAGCAGCTCCAAACCGGGCGAGAAGGAGGGAAAGATCAGCGGTAGCAACTGTAACACCAGCATGAAAACATCTTCTAAAAAGAGTGGCTCAAAATCATCCAGCAAACCTCATAAAATAGTTTTTGGGAACAGCACCAAAACACCATCATTCCCAGAACAAGTCATCGGCACAGATCACCATTCTCTTTACAAATCCAAGTCTGTTTCTGCTGCCAAACAAATACCTGACAAGAAGAAGCGTGTGTATGTGTTCGGGGGCAGCAGCCTGAGCCACAGTGTGAGCCCGTCTTCAGCAGCGGTGCCCGCCAGTCCCACGCTCAGCAGCTCGGCGGATTCCAGCGAAGCAGTCAGCTTTTACGAGGAAGTAACAGCCAGCAGCAGGGGGGGCGGCGAGTCTCCCTCCAGCGTCTCGGAAGACTACACTAGCATGCGGGCGTCCTCCCCTACTCCCTCCGCTTCTCACTCCTCGTCCTCCTCCCAATCCTCTTCATCAGATGAGGAGTTTGAGGATGATCTACTGGACATTAACCCTAGCCCTGGTTTTGACAGCATGTCGCTGGGAAGCTTTGGGTCCTCGGTTTTGGACAGAGACTTGGATTTTAATTTCGAGTCGGGCTCCGGTTCTCACTTTGAGTTTCCCGACTACTGCACCCCAGAGGTGAGCGAGATGATTTCAGGAGACTGGCTAGAGTCGACCATTTCTAATTTGGTGTTCACGTATTGAGCGAGAGAAATAGAGAACGAGAAAAACACAAGCAGGAAATGTTGTCTTACTATTCTGAGCAAAAAAAAAAGGGATTCCGGTAAAGTGATTTTGTGTCATACGGTAACCTACCAAGGGTCCCTCCCGCCGAGAAAGAGACTGCAAGCCCCAAG
This region includes:
- the LOC120037728 gene encoding transcription factor SOX-4-like, with amino-acid sequence MVQKTSNVESSEAVFEGESSDSGAMDLDMASSPSPGSTASSAGDGKLNPAWCKTPTGHIKRPMNAFMVWSQIERRKIMEQSPDMHNAEISKRLGKRWKLLKDCDKIPFIREAERLRLKHMADYPDYKYRPRKKVKSSSSKPGEKEGKISGSNCNTSMKTSSKKSGSKSSSKPHKIVFGNSTKTPSFPEQVIGTDHHSLYKSKSVSAAKQIPDKKKRVYVFGGSSLSHSVSPSSAAVPASPTLSSSADSSEAVSFYEEVTASSRGGGESPSSVSEDYTSMRASSPTPSASHSSSSSQSSSSDEEFEDDLLDINPSPGFDSMSLGSFGSSVLDRDLDFNFESGSGSHFEFPDYCTPEVSEMISGDWLESTISNLVFTY